In Ananas comosus cultivar F153 unplaced genomic scaffold, ASM154086v1, whole genome shotgun sequence, the following proteins share a genomic window:
- the LOC109704864 gene encoding cytochrome P450 86B1-like: MAVTLFEAIWAQVRHNLTLTDVAFAMLLLFFTRVAIQRLTTKGPMLWPILGIIPTFFVHRDNAYDWVADSTARCGGTFPYRGMWLGRSNGIVTADPAIVEHILKTRFANFPKGRYYQERFADFLGEGIFNADGRLWREQRRAATAEMHSARFTAYSAGTVTDLLRRKLLPLLDELSAAAAAADLQNILLRFTFDNICTAAFGVDPGCLGTRELPDVPFARAFEEATELSLFRFIVPPFIWKPMRLLNVGTERRLKTAIQTVHAFAEKTVSDRRTELQKLGSLDERSDLLSRLMNADSTSVSFSDKLLKDFCISLILAGRDTSSVALVWFFWLLHRHPHVETRIVDEITRIVKKRYCCDSDDIVFTVDEVKKMEYLHAALSESLRLYPSVPIDFKEAAEDDMLPGGTAVRKGWRVIYSMYSMGRAEAVWGRDCREFRPERWMSASADEGGLFVGESPFKYAVFNAGPRLCIGKRFAYVQMKMVAAAVLRRYRVVVAEGQVVAPKLTTTLYMRNGLTVTFKRREIY; this comes from the exons atggcAGTAACGTTATTTGAAGCCATTTGGGCCCAAGTTAGACACAACCTTACCCTTACAGACGTGGCCTTCGCCATGCTGCTCCTCTTCTTCACCAGAGTAGCTATTCAGCGATTAACCACGAAGGGCCCGATGCTGTGGCCCATACTCGGCATCATCCCTACTTTCTTCGTCCACCGCGACAACGCCTACGACTGGGTGGCCGACTCCACCGCCCGCTGCGGCGGCACCTTCCCCTACCGCGGCATGTGGCTCGGCCGCAGCAATGGCATCGTGACCGCCGACCCGGCCATCGTCGAGCACATCCTCAAGACGCGCTTTGCCAATTTCCCCAAGGGACG GTACTATCAGGAACGATTTGCTGATTTCCTGGGCGAAGGCATCTTCAACGCAGATGGCCGGCTGTGGAGGGAGCAGCGCCGCGCAGCCACCGCCGAGATGCACTCGGCGCGGTTCACTGCATACTCCGCCGGCACGGTCACGGACCTCCTCCGCCGCAAGCTGCTGCCGCTGCTCGACGAGCtatcggccgccgccgccgccgccgacctccAGAACATCCTCCTCCGCTTCACCTTCGACAACATCTGCACCGCCGCGTTCGGCGTCGACCCCGGGTGCCTCGGCACCCGCGAATTGCCGGACGTTCCCTTTGCCCGGGCGTTCGAGGAGGCGACGGAGCTCTCACTCTTCCGGTTCATCGTGCCGCCGTTCATCTGGAAGCCGATGCGCCTCCTCAACGTCGGAACGGAGAGGCGGCTCAAGACGGCAATTCAGACTGTCCACGCGTTCGCGGAAAAAACCGTGTCGGACCGCCGGACGGAGCTCCAGAAGCTGGGCAGTCTGGACGAGCGGTCGGACCTTCTCTCAAGGTTGATGAACGCCGACAGCACGTCCGTCAGTTTTTCCGACAAGCTGCTGAAGGACTTCTGCATCAGCCTCATCCTCGCCGGCCGCGACACCAGCTCCGTCGCGCTCGTCTGGTTCTTCTGGCTCCTGCACCGCCACCCGCACGTCGAAACCCGCATCGTCGACGAGATCACCCGCATCGTGAAAAAAAG ATACTGCTGCGACTCCGACGACATTGTATTCACCGTCGACGAGGTAAAGAAGATGGAGTACCTGCATGCGGCGTTATCGGAGTCGCTGCGGCTGTACCCGTCGGTGCCGATCGACTtcaaggaggcggcggaggacgacatGTTACCAGGGGGGACTGCGGTGCGGAAGGGGTGGAGAGTGATATATTCGATGTATTCGATGGGGCGGGCGGAGGCGGTGTGGGGGAGGGATTGCCGGGAATTCCGGCCGGAGCGGTGGATGAGCGCGTCGGCAGATGAGGGTGGGTTGTTCGTCGGCGAGAGCCCGTTCAAGTACGCGGTGTTCAACGCCGGGCCGAGGTTGTGCATCGGGAAGCGGTTTGCGTACGTGCAGATGAagatggtggcggcggcggtgctgcgGCGGTACCGCGTGGTGGTGGCCGAGGGGCAGGTGGTGGCGCCCAAGTTGACCACCACCTTGTACATGAGGAATGGACTCACGGTCACCTTCAAAAGAAGAGAGATATActga